The Neobacillus sp. OS1-2 genome includes a window with the following:
- the yqfD gene encoding sporulation protein YqfD, which translates to MKNQWIEFLYGRVTVKVSGKGLERFLNVLTRNGLHIWNVKRHGTETITFKMRAQDALKIRLFARKSGCKISFLRRSGVPFLFRRLLKNSGFMLGAAAFLFIIFFLSNVIWGIEIKGAKPATEYQIRKELDKMGVKIGKVQFFVDNVEGIQRQLTEKIGALTWVGVELKGTTYHLQVVEKNEPKKVEQLSPQNLIAKKKAVIVNMFVETGQTMVNKNDVVEKGDLLVSGIYGQEGSPKIVAAEGEVWGGTWYISTVKLPLVTNFNVFTGKEKQKHSLVVGNLEIPIWGFGKPEFKKYKTEKNVHHVHFLKWKLPISYMNKTLRESEDVKRSYSKKEAEEQALELAKKEIKSKLDEDAIIKDEKILHKEYRNGKVILDIHFNVIENIAVGQPISKETPE; encoded by the coding sequence ATGAAGAACCAATGGATTGAATTCCTTTATGGCAGAGTTACGGTGAAGGTTTCGGGAAAGGGTCTTGAACGGTTTTTAAATGTGCTAACACGAAATGGTCTCCATATTTGGAACGTAAAACGGCATGGAACGGAGACGATTACCTTTAAAATGAGAGCACAGGATGCCTTGAAAATTAGACTGTTTGCGCGTAAAAGTGGATGTAAAATTTCCTTTTTACGTCGTAGCGGAGTACCATTTTTATTTAGAAGATTATTGAAAAATAGCGGCTTTATGTTGGGGGCAGCCGCATTTTTATTCATTATTTTTTTCTTATCAAATGTGATTTGGGGAATTGAAATAAAAGGGGCAAAGCCTGCAACAGAGTATCAAATTCGTAAAGAATTGGACAAGATGGGTGTTAAAATTGGGAAGGTGCAGTTTTTTGTTGATAATGTGGAGGGGATCCAAAGACAATTAACAGAGAAAATTGGTGCATTGACATGGGTTGGTGTGGAATTAAAGGGGACAACCTATCATCTGCAGGTTGTTGAAAAGAATGAGCCGAAAAAGGTTGAACAATTATCCCCACAAAATCTTATCGCAAAAAAGAAAGCTGTTATTGTCAATATGTTTGTTGAAACGGGTCAAACCATGGTTAATAAGAATGATGTCGTGGAAAAGGGCGATTTACTTGTTTCCGGAATTTATGGACAAGAAGGAAGCCCGAAAATAGTGGCAGCTGAAGGTGAGGTCTGGGGTGGTACCTGGTATATAAGCACTGTTAAGCTCCCTCTGGTCACGAACTTTAATGTCTTTACTGGGAAGGAAAAGCAAAAACATTCTTTAGTCGTAGGGAATTTGGAAATACCTATTTGGGGTTTTGGGAAACCTGAATTCAAGAAATATAAAACAGAAAAGAATGTTCATCATGTTCATTTCCTAAAGTGGAAGCTGCCGATCTCCTATATGAATAAAACGTTACGCGAAAGTGAGGATGTCAAGCGATCCTATTCGAAAAAAGAGGCAGAAGAACAAGCACTAGAATTAGCTAAAAAAGAAATAAAAAGCAAGTTAGATGAAGATGCTATCATTAAAGATGAAAAAATTTTACACAAAGAGTATAGAAATGGTAAGGTTATACTAGATATTCATTTTAATGTTATTGAAAACATTGCAGTCGGACAACCGATTTCCAAGGAGACTCCTGAATGA
- a CDS encoding NfeD family protein, with protein sequence MIEFLTDPIVVTILLTIAGVGIVLELFSAKIGIAGFIGVFALILFFYGHFQAGLAGYGTLTLFVAGILLIFLEFFLPGAVAGTLGVAALILSLFLAGEDAMQIGVSIFIAIMISIIVFFMMIKTFGKKLVLFNKMVLSEIARKEDGYVSNINRTDLLGKVGTALTILRPAGTIIIHNERVDAISEGGFIEQNAKVKVIKVEGARIVVREVK encoded by the coding sequence ATGATTGAATTTCTTACTGACCCAATTGTTGTAACCATTCTCCTGACCATTGCAGGAGTGGGAATTGTGCTAGAACTTTTTTCTGCAAAGATAGGGATAGCTGGATTTATTGGTGTGTTTGCGCTAATTTTGTTCTTTTATGGGCATTTCCAAGCCGGGCTTGCCGGTTATGGGACATTAACCTTATTTGTGGCAGGAATCTTGCTTATTTTTCTAGAGTTCTTCTTACCAGGTGCTGTTGCTGGAACGCTTGGTGTTGCTGCCTTAATATTAAGTCTTTTTTTAGCAGGAGAGGATGCCATGCAAATAGGCGTCTCGATCTTTATTGCTATTATGATTTCAATTATTGTTTTCTTTATGATGATTAAGACATTTGGAAAAAAGCTGGTACTTTTTAATAAAATGGTCTTGTCAGAGATAGCTAGAAAAGAAGACGGCTATGTATCGAATATTAACCGGACTGACCTTTTAGGAAAAGTTGGAACCGCATTAACGATATTAAGACCGGCTGGTACGATTATTATTCATAATGAACGAGTTGATGCAATAAGTGAAGGCGGCTTTATTGAGCAGAATGCTAAAGTAAAGGTCATTAAAGTAGAAGGTGCCCGTATTGTTGTTAGAGAGGTCAAATAA
- the yqfC gene encoding sporulation protein YqfC, which translates to MAKKWGQRIRNWMANKMDLPQDVMMDLPRITMIGQIHIYIENHRGLLAFTDKELRLLLKQGQLLIKGKAFVIKTILPEEILLEGKIDQVIYITDNPGGTK; encoded by the coding sequence ATGGCAAAAAAATGGGGCCAGCGAATTCGCAACTGGATGGCTAATAAAATGGATCTTCCTCAAGATGTCATGATGGATTTGCCCCGGATTACGATGATTGGACAAATCCATATATATATAGAGAATCACCGCGGCTTGCTCGCATTTACAGATAAAGAGCTCCGCCTATTGTTAAAGCAAGGACAATTATTAATTAAAGGCAAGGCATTTGTGATTAAAACGATTTTACCAGAAGAAATTTTACTCGAAGGAAAAATAGATCAGGTCATATATATTACTGATAATCCGGGAGGAACAAAATGA
- the floA gene encoding flotillin-like protein FloA (flotillin-like protein involved in membrane lipid rafts) yields MDVVSGGTIFIIAVVVIALIFLGILLSFVPVMLWISALAAGVRISIFTLVGMRLRRVTPSRVVNPLIKAHKAGLNVTINQLESHYLAGGNVDRVVNALIAAHRANIELSFERCAAIDLAGRDVLEAVQMSVNPKVIETPFIAGVAMNGIEVKAKARITVRANIERLVGGAGEETVVARVGEGVVSTIGSSDSHSKVLENPDLISQTVLAKGLDAGTAFEILSIDIADVDIGKNIGAELQTEQAEADKKIAQAKAEERRAMAVASEQEMKAKVVEMRAKVVEAEAEVPLAMAEALKSGNIGVMDYMNYKNISADTEMRGSIGKMTGEKKDDK; encoded by the coding sequence ATGGATGTAGTATCAGGTGGAACGATATTTATTATCGCCGTGGTTGTGATTGCTTTAATCTTTTTAGGGATCTTATTATCTTTTGTACCAGTTATGCTTTGGATTTCGGCACTTGCTGCAGGTGTTCGCATTAGTATTTTCACATTGGTTGGGATGAGGTTAAGAAGGGTAACGCCAAGCAGGGTGGTTAATCCGCTTATTAAAGCTCATAAAGCAGGTTTAAACGTCACAATCAATCAGCTTGAAAGTCATTATCTTGCTGGAGGAAATGTTGACCGTGTCGTCAATGCGCTAATTGCTGCACACCGAGCCAATATTGAATTATCGTTTGAACGGTGCGCTGCAATTGACCTTGCGGGACGTGATGTTTTAGAAGCGGTGCAAATGAGTGTTAACCCTAAGGTAATTGAAACACCATTTATCGCAGGTGTTGCGATGAACGGGATTGAGGTCAAAGCAAAAGCGAGGATTACCGTCCGTGCCAATATCGAACGTCTTGTCGGTGGTGCCGGTGAAGAAACAGTTGTGGCCCGTGTTGGTGAAGGGGTTGTCTCAACTATTGGTTCGTCGGACAGCCATAGCAAAGTTCTAGAGAATCCGGATTTGATCTCGCAGACTGTTTTGGCAAAGGGCCTTGACGCCGGAACAGCCTTTGAAATCTTATCAATCGATATTGCGGATGTGGATATCGGTAAAAACATTGGTGCAGAATTACAAACAGAACAAGCTGAGGCGGATAAGAAAATTGCCCAAGCAAAAGCAGAAGAACGCCGGGCGATGGCGGTTGCTTCAGAGCAGGAAATGAAGGCGAAAGTAGTGGAAATGAGGGCCAAGGTAGTGGAAGCGGAAGCAGAGGTACCGCTTGCCATGGCAGAAGCTCTTAAATCAGGTAATATCGGTGTCATGGACTATATGAATTATAAAAACATTTCTGCTGATACGGAAATGAGAGGTTCGATTGGGAAAATGACAGGTGAAAAGAAAGACGACAAATAA
- a CDS encoding PhoH family protein, translating into MTEKLTTISLQLENPSEAVNLLGNADQNLKLIEQELGVSIITRGESVSMSGDEENVIMAGQILDRLLFVIRKGINISQRDVLYAIQMAQKGTLDYFVNLYDEEIGKTVKGKSIRIKTLGQRQYVMAIKKSDLVFGIGPAGTGKTYLAVIMAVNALKNGQVNKIILTRPAVEAGESLGFLPGDLKEKVDPYLRPLYDALNDVLGAEHTQRLIERGTIEIAPLAYMRGRTLDDAFVILDEAQNTTHAQMKMFLTRLGFGSKMVITGDQTQIDLPKGAKSGLIAAEEILLNVNGIAFVFLEQTDVVRHPLVGKIIEAYEKKTPSRHNQG; encoded by the coding sequence ATGACAGAAAAATTAACAACGATCAGTCTACAGCTAGAAAATCCCTCAGAGGCTGTCAACCTGTTGGGAAATGCTGACCAAAATTTAAAATTAATTGAACAGGAACTAGGTGTTTCCATCATCACAAGAGGTGAATCGGTTAGCATGTCAGGTGATGAAGAAAACGTCATCATGGCAGGACAAATATTAGACCGATTACTATTTGTGATTCGAAAGGGAATAAACATTAGTCAAAGAGATGTCCTGTATGCCATTCAAATGGCCCAGAAAGGGACGCTGGATTATTTTGTCAATTTATATGACGAAGAGATTGGTAAAACGGTTAAAGGAAAATCCATCCGGATTAAAACCCTAGGGCAAAGGCAATATGTAATGGCTATTAAAAAAAGTGATCTTGTTTTTGGGATTGGGCCTGCTGGTACAGGGAAAACCTACCTGGCAGTCATAATGGCGGTTAATGCCCTGAAAAATGGACAAGTAAATAAGATTATTTTAACCAGGCCTGCTGTCGAGGCGGGCGAGAGTCTTGGATTCCTCCCGGGTGATTTAAAAGAAAAGGTGGATCCGTATTTAAGACCGTTGTACGATGCTTTAAATGACGTTTTGGGTGCGGAACATACTCAGAGGTTAATCGAACGCGGGACAATTGAAATTGCTCCACTCGCTTATATGAGAGGCCGTACATTAGATGATGCCTTTGTGATATTAGACGAGGCGCAAAATACCACACATGCCCAGATGAAAATGTTCTTGACTAGGCTTGGCTTTGGTTCGAAAATGGTAATTACAGGTGACCAAACGCAAATTGATTTGCCTAAGGGGGCCAAATCCGGCCTTATTGCAGCAGAGGAAATTTTGCTAAATGTAAATGGTATAGCCTTTGTCTTTTTAGAACAAACCGATGTAGTCCGTCACCCGCTCGTTGGCAAAATTATCGAAGCTTATGAGAAAAAGACACCTTCACGGCATAATCAGGGGTAA
- a CDS encoding HD family phosphohydrolase, with amino-acid sequence MDKLQQHFIRIRKLLDITFFRILFFFVLGVVLFGAMYSNVKPEKLDLSLFSVAEKTIRSPGTVEDKKSTENKRKEAINQVQPVYALKNEYTQNRVDLITSIFKAAVEVNDEIKEEMKKQEEIVEEKPTKEEPSVSDKITRLKTKLTSGVAKELPNQVFSTLVQASNDDLSIAKDLTVTAINNVMTKRISTDEVENAKKRVEEELKYTSLNDNLRLAAIDLGRYAVIQNEFYDPNATEELRQQAAESIEPVKILQGQIIVEEGKLINQDIFRQLKLVGLLNNDKSYKPFIGLVLLITIILSAIYYYFYQMKSLPEKRQTFLLLYGIIFIFSIFIMKIISLLQIFNFAGIGYIFPAAMGGMLIKILIDEKLAILMSIIMAVCGSILFNEGVTGTLNFSEGIYILFSALAAILFLNTQNHRTKILQAGVFAAIVNVLAICALMLLPNGQFSGVEYGYYLLTAVVSGIGSAVLTIGVLPLFEASFGILSTMKLIELSNPNHPLLRKILMEAPGTYHHSVMVANLAESACEAIGANGLLARVGSYYHDIGKTKRPNFFIENQMHHDNPHDRLPPERSANIIIAHVTDGSAILKKYHMPKEIIDIAEQHHGTTLLKFFYHKALQSDTDIKDEEFRYPGPKAQTKESAVVGIADSVEAAVRSLSQPTAELIESLVKKIVADRLQDGQLNECDITIKEIETVSHTLCETLKGIFHSRIEYPEMTKTKKVKQA; translated from the coding sequence TTGGATAAACTACAGCAACATTTCATACGAATTCGAAAGTTACTTGATATTACTTTTTTCCGAATCCTATTTTTCTTTGTATTAGGGGTTGTTCTTTTTGGAGCCATGTACAGTAATGTAAAACCGGAAAAACTGGATTTAAGTCTATTTTCTGTTGCGGAAAAGACAATTCGTTCTCCAGGGACAGTTGAGGATAAAAAAAGTACAGAGAATAAGCGTAAAGAAGCCATTAACCAAGTACAGCCGGTCTATGCATTGAAAAATGAGTACACGCAAAATCGAGTTGATTTGATTACTTCCATTTTCAAAGCAGCAGTAGAGGTAAATGATGAAATAAAAGAGGAAATGAAGAAGCAAGAAGAGATTGTGGAGGAAAAACCGACAAAAGAGGAGCCAAGTGTATCAGATAAAATAACTAGATTAAAAACAAAATTGACATCAGGTGTCGCGAAGGAGCTCCCAAATCAAGTTTTTTCAACCTTAGTTCAAGCTAGTAATGATGATTTATCGATTGCAAAGGATTTAACAGTAACAGCCATCAACAATGTTATGACAAAGAGAATTTCTACAGATGAAGTGGAAAATGCAAAGAAAAGGGTTGAAGAGGAATTAAAGTATACCTCGTTAAATGATAATTTAAGATTAGCTGCAATCGACTTGGGTAGATATGCTGTCATTCAAAATGAATTTTATGATCCTAATGCTACAGAGGAACTAAGGCAGCAAGCAGCAGAAAGTATAGAACCTGTAAAGATTCTCCAAGGGCAAATTATTGTGGAGGAAGGAAAATTAATTAATCAGGATATTTTTCGACAATTAAAGTTAGTGGGTCTTTTAAATAACGATAAATCGTATAAACCTTTTATTGGATTGGTTTTGTTGATTACCATAATTCTTTCAGCGATTTATTATTATTTTTATCAAATGAAATCACTTCCAGAGAAACGGCAAACGTTTTTATTATTGTATGGGATTATTTTCATTTTTTCCATTTTCATCATGAAAATTATTAGTTTGCTGCAAATTTTTAACTTTGCCGGCATCGGTTATATTTTTCCTGCTGCAATGGGGGGAATGCTGATTAAGATTTTAATTGATGAAAAACTTGCCATCCTCATGTCGATAATTATGGCGGTTTGTGGGAGTATTTTATTCAATGAAGGGGTTACGGGAACCCTTAATTTTTCAGAAGGAATCTATATCCTCTTTAGTGCCTTAGCAGCTATCCTGTTTTTGAACACTCAAAATCATCGGACCAAGATTTTACAAGCTGGAGTATTTGCGGCGATTGTCAATGTGTTGGCCATCTGTGCATTAATGCTGTTACCAAACGGCCAGTTTTCGGGTGTGGAGTATGGGTATTATCTTCTTACAGCCGTTGTTTCTGGTATCGGTTCGGCTGTTTTAACCATTGGAGTATTGCCACTCTTTGAGGCAAGTTTTGGAATTCTTTCGACCATGAAACTAATCGAACTTTCTAATCCGAACCATCCGCTCCTGAGAAAAATCTTGATGGAAGCACCGGGAACCTACCATCATAGTGTTATGGTCGCCAATTTAGCGGAATCCGCTTGCGAAGCGATCGGTGCTAATGGACTACTGGCTAGGGTCGGAAGTTATTATCATGATATCGGAAAAACAAAGCGCCCTAACTTTTTTATTGAAAATCAAATGCATCATGATAATCCCCATGACCGATTGCCACCTGAAAGAAGCGCGAATATTATCATTGCTCATGTTACAGATGGATCTGCTATTTTAAAGAAATATCATATGCCTAAAGAAATCATTGATATAGCTGAACAACATCATGGGACAACATTGCTGAAATTCTTTTACCATAAGGCCCTTCAGAGCGATACGGATATAAAGGATGAGGAGTTCCGTTATCCCGGTCCAAAAGCACAGACAAAGGAGTCGGCGGTGGTGGGGATTGCGGATAGTGTCGAGGCTGCTGTTCGCTCATTATCACAGCCTACGGCAGAATTAATTGAATCACTCGTTAAGAAAATCGTGGCGGACCGGCTACAGGATGGTCAATTAAATGAATGCGATATTACCATCAAGGAAATCGAGACCGTATCACACACACTATGCGAAACGCTAAAGGGAATCTTTCACTCAAGAATTGAGTACCCTGAAATGACAAAGACAAAGAAGGTGAAACAAGCATGA